Proteins encoded together in one Drosophila albomicans strain 15112-1751.03 chromosome 2R, ASM965048v2, whole genome shotgun sequence window:
- the LOC117574624 gene encoding NADP-dependent malic enzyme isoform X1, whose protein sequence is MFSRPSLCGSLGKLCRSGTAAVTTTTPATSALTPLCDARNYHEVVGDIICPSQVRGIDHIRDPRLNKGLAFTLEERQVLGIHGLQPARFKTQEEQLQLCKIAVNRYTEPLNKYLYLSDLHDRNERLFFRFLSENIEDLMPIVYTPTVGLACQRFGLIYRRPHGLFVTFNDRGHIFDVMKNWPEPNVRAICVTDGERILGLGDLGACGMGIPVGKLALYTALAGIKPHQCLPIVVDVGTNNIDLLEDPLYVGLRQKRVVGREYDDFIDEFMEAVVKRYGQNTLIQFEDFGNHNAFRFLDKYRNTYCTFNDDIQGTAAVAVAGLYASKRITGKSFKDYTFLFAGAGEAAIGIADLVVKGMVAEGVPIEEAYSRIFMVDIDGLLTKSRKVGNLDGHKVNYAKDIEPMQDLEQIVSTVKPSVLIGASACAGLFTPKILRTMADNNERPIVFALSNPTSKAECTAEEAYQNTDARVIFSSGSPFPPVTVGDKTYYPGQGNNAYIFPGVGLGVICTGTHHIPDDMFLIAAQELANFVEPTDIERGSLYPPLSSIRDVSMNIAIGVTKCAYDKGLASTYPEPQDKRKWLEDQLYNFNYETSMPVTWAWPRMPYIKTRDLVPTKLYGKKKNEELL, encoded by the exons CTTGTGTGGCAGTCTCGGCAAATTGTGTCGCAGTGGAACTGCAGCAGTGACGACTACAACCCCAGCAACATCAGCTCTGACACCGCTGTGCGATGCTCGCAACTATCATGAGGTTGTCGGCGACATCATCTGCCCCTCGCAGGTGCGCGGCATCGATCACATTCGCGATCCCCGCCTGAATAAG GGCTTGGCTTTTACGCTCGAGGAGCGTCAGGTACTGGGCATCCATGGACTGCAGCCGGCGCGTTTCAAGACGCAGgaggagcagctgcagctgtgcaAGATTGCGGTGAATCGCTACACGGAACCACTCAAcaagtatctgtatctgagtGATCTGCACGATCGCAACGAGCGACTCTTCTTCCGCTTTCTCTCCGAGAACATCGAAGATCTGATGCCCATTGTTTACACGCCAACCGTCGGCCTCGCCTGTCAGCGCTTCGGTCTGATCTACAGACGTCCCCATGGTCTCTTTGTCACCTTCAACGATCGTGGCCACATCTTCGATGTCATGAAGAACTGGCCCGAGCCAAATGTGCGCGCCATTTGCGTAACGGATGGCGAACGCATCCTGGGTCTGGGCGACTTGGGCGCCTGCGGCATGGGCATTCCTGTGGGCAAATTGGCTCTGTACACTGCTCTGGCTGGCATCAAGCCACATCAGTGCCTGCCCATTGTGGTGGACGTGGGCACTAACAACATTGATCTGCTCGAGGATCCGCTGTATGTGGGTCTGCGACAGAAGCGCGTCGTGGGACGCGAGTACGACGACTTCATCGATGAGTTCATGGAGGCAGTTGTCAAGCGCTATGGCCAGAATACGCTCATCCAGTTCGAGGACTTTGGCAACCACAATGCATTTAGATTCCTAGACAAGTACCGCAATACATACTGCACCTTCAACGATGATATTCAGGGCacagctgctgtggctgttgccgGTCTGTACGCCTCCAAGCGCATCACGGGTAAGTCCTTCAAGGATTACACTTTCCTTTTCGCTGGCGCTGGCGAGGCAGCCATTGGCATTGCCGATCTCGTGGTTAAGGGCATGGTTGCCGAGGGCGTGCCCATTGAGGAGGCGTATAGCCGCATATTCATGGTGGATATTGATGGTCTGCTGACCAAGTCACGTAAGGTGGGTAACCTGGATGGCCACAAGGTGAACTATGCCAAGGACATTGAGCCCATGCAGGATCTGGAGCAGATTGTGAGCACCGTCAAGCCCAGC GTGCTTATTGGCGCTTCGGCCTGTGCCGGACTCTTCACGCCCAAGATCCTGCGCACCATGGCAGACAACAATGAGAGGCCCATCGTCTTTGCTCTCTCGAATCCCACCAGCAAGGCTGAGTGCACTGCCGAGGAGGCTTACCAAAACACAGAT GCCCGCGTCATCTTCTCGTCTGGCTCGCCCTTCCCACCGGTAACAGTGGGCGACAAGACCTACTATCCCGGTCAGGGCAACAATGCCTACATTTTCCCCGGCGTCGGTCTGGGCGTTATCTGCACTGGCACCCACCACATACCCGATGACATGTTCCTAATTGCCGCCCAGGAACTGGCCAACTTTGTGGAGCCCACGGACATCGAGCGTGGCTCACTGTATCCTCCTCTGTCGAGCATTCGAGATGTCTCCATGAACATTGCCATTGGCGTGACCAAGTGTGCTTACGATAAGG GACTGGCTTCCACTTACCCTGAGCCACAGGACAAGCGCAAGTGGCTGGAGGATCAGCTGTACAACTTCAACTATGAGACATCGATGCCTGTGACGTGGGCCTGGCCCCGCATGCCCTACATAAAGACTCGTGATTTAGTGCCCACTAAACTCTATGGAAAAAAAA AAAACGAAGAACTCCTTTAA
- the LOC117574624 gene encoding NADP-dependent malic enzyme isoform X2, with product MFSRPSLCGSLGKLCRSGTAAVTTTTPATSALTPLCDARNYHEVVGDIICPSQVRGIDHIRDPRLNKGLAFTLEERQVLGIHGLQPARFKTQEEQLQLCKIAVNRYTEPLNKYLYLSDLHDRNERLFFRFLSENIEDLMPIVYTPTVGLACQRFGLIYRRPHGLFVTFNDRGHIFDVMKNWPEPNVRAICVTDGERILGLGDLGACGMGIPVGKLALYTALAGIKPHQCLPIVVDVGTNNIDLLEDPLYVGLRQKRVVGREYDDFIDEFMEAVVKRYGQNTLIQFEDFGNHNAFRFLDKYRNTYCTFNDDIQGTAAVAVAGLYASKRITGKSFKDYTFLFAGAGEAAIGIADLVVKGMVAEGVPIEEAYSRIFMVDIDGLLTKSRKVGNLDGHKVNYAKDIEPMQDLEQIVSTVKPSVLIGASACAGLFTPKILRTMADNNERPIVFALSNPTSKAECTAEEAYQNTDARVIFSSGSPFPPVTVGDKTYYPGQGNNAYIFPGVGLGVICTGTHHIPDDMFLIAAQELANFVEPTDIERGSLYPPLSSIRDVSMNIAIGVTKCAYDKGLASTYPEPQDKRKWLEDQLYNFNYETSMPVTWAWPRMPYIKTRAESPLIAAIK from the exons CTTGTGTGGCAGTCTCGGCAAATTGTGTCGCAGTGGAACTGCAGCAGTGACGACTACAACCCCAGCAACATCAGCTCTGACACCGCTGTGCGATGCTCGCAACTATCATGAGGTTGTCGGCGACATCATCTGCCCCTCGCAGGTGCGCGGCATCGATCACATTCGCGATCCCCGCCTGAATAAG GGCTTGGCTTTTACGCTCGAGGAGCGTCAGGTACTGGGCATCCATGGACTGCAGCCGGCGCGTTTCAAGACGCAGgaggagcagctgcagctgtgcaAGATTGCGGTGAATCGCTACACGGAACCACTCAAcaagtatctgtatctgagtGATCTGCACGATCGCAACGAGCGACTCTTCTTCCGCTTTCTCTCCGAGAACATCGAAGATCTGATGCCCATTGTTTACACGCCAACCGTCGGCCTCGCCTGTCAGCGCTTCGGTCTGATCTACAGACGTCCCCATGGTCTCTTTGTCACCTTCAACGATCGTGGCCACATCTTCGATGTCATGAAGAACTGGCCCGAGCCAAATGTGCGCGCCATTTGCGTAACGGATGGCGAACGCATCCTGGGTCTGGGCGACTTGGGCGCCTGCGGCATGGGCATTCCTGTGGGCAAATTGGCTCTGTACACTGCTCTGGCTGGCATCAAGCCACATCAGTGCCTGCCCATTGTGGTGGACGTGGGCACTAACAACATTGATCTGCTCGAGGATCCGCTGTATGTGGGTCTGCGACAGAAGCGCGTCGTGGGACGCGAGTACGACGACTTCATCGATGAGTTCATGGAGGCAGTTGTCAAGCGCTATGGCCAGAATACGCTCATCCAGTTCGAGGACTTTGGCAACCACAATGCATTTAGATTCCTAGACAAGTACCGCAATACATACTGCACCTTCAACGATGATATTCAGGGCacagctgctgtggctgttgccgGTCTGTACGCCTCCAAGCGCATCACGGGTAAGTCCTTCAAGGATTACACTTTCCTTTTCGCTGGCGCTGGCGAGGCAGCCATTGGCATTGCCGATCTCGTGGTTAAGGGCATGGTTGCCGAGGGCGTGCCCATTGAGGAGGCGTATAGCCGCATATTCATGGTGGATATTGATGGTCTGCTGACCAAGTCACGTAAGGTGGGTAACCTGGATGGCCACAAGGTGAACTATGCCAAGGACATTGAGCCCATGCAGGATCTGGAGCAGATTGTGAGCACCGTCAAGCCCAGC GTGCTTATTGGCGCTTCGGCCTGTGCCGGACTCTTCACGCCCAAGATCCTGCGCACCATGGCAGACAACAATGAGAGGCCCATCGTCTTTGCTCTCTCGAATCCCACCAGCAAGGCTGAGTGCACTGCCGAGGAGGCTTACCAAAACACAGAT GCCCGCGTCATCTTCTCGTCTGGCTCGCCCTTCCCACCGGTAACAGTGGGCGACAAGACCTACTATCCCGGTCAGGGCAACAATGCCTACATTTTCCCCGGCGTCGGTCTGGGCGTTATCTGCACTGGCACCCACCACATACCCGATGACATGTTCCTAATTGCCGCCCAGGAACTGGCCAACTTTGTGGAGCCCACGGACATCGAGCGTGGCTCACTGTATCCTCCTCTGTCGAGCATTCGAGATGTCTCCATGAACATTGCCATTGGCGTGACCAAGTGTGCTTACGATAAGG GACTGGCTTCCACTTACCCTGAGCCACAGGACAAGCGCAAGTGGCTGGAGGATCAGCTGTACAACTTCAACTATGAGACATCGATGCCTGTGACGTGGGCCTGGCCCCGCATGCCCTACATAAAGACTC GTGCCGAGAGTCCGCTAATTGCcgcaattaaataa